The following coding sequences lie in one Carassius carassius chromosome 1, fCarCar2.1, whole genome shotgun sequence genomic window:
- the LOC132142881 gene encoding uncharacterized protein LOC132142881 produces MSFTATPGHHGPWVHPQRRTRAGSRATTSPPPAFDISIRNRFAPLRETGRDAVIIGDSIVRHVSATLAEGKVHTHCLPGARVLDVSAQIPAILKVDESPRAVVLHAGVNDTTLRQTETLKRDFSSLIETVRSTTPAATIVVSGPLPTYRRRHERFSRLFALNEWLLSWCKEQKLLFVNNWNLFWERPRLFRADGLHPSRIGAELLSDNISRTLRSM; encoded by the coding sequence atgtccttcactgcgacgccgggacaccacggaccctgggtgcatccacagcggaggacgcgagccgggtcccgggcgacgacttctccccctccagccttcgacatctccatccggaaccgcttcgctcccctccgcgagacaggacgcgacgctgtgatcatcggagactccatcgtccgacacgtaagtgctacgttagccgaaggtaaagtgcacactcattgtttgcctggtgctcgtgttctcgatgtttctgcgcagatacccgcgatcctgaaggtcgacgagagccccagagcggtcgtgcttcacgccggggttaacgacaccacgctgcggcagacggagacgctgaagagggacttcagcagcctgatcgagacggttcgcagcacgacgcccgcggcgacgatcgtcgtgtcaggaccactgcccacgtatcgacgaagacacgaaaggttcagtagactttttgctttaaatgaatggttgttgtcatggtgtaaagaacagaaactgctatttgttaataactggaatcttttctgggagcgtcctaggctgtttcgcgctgatggattacaccccagcagaatcggagcggagctgctctctgacaacatctccaggacacttcgctccatgtga